A single Comamonas sp. NLF-1-9 DNA region contains:
- a CDS encoding type II toxin-antitoxin system RelE/ParE family toxin: MERVFKTRYFQRWMRKTELADAALCKAVQEMAAGLIDADLGGGVVKKRVGLAGRGKRGGVRTLLATNKGSRWFFVFGFEKNERDNISDDELQALKDYAADWLERMDAQLDDAVADGTLQEICQ, from the coding sequence ATGGAGCGCGTATTCAAGACCCGTTATTTCCAGCGATGGATGCGCAAGACGGAGCTTGCCGATGCCGCCTTGTGCAAGGCCGTTCAGGAGATGGCTGCTGGCCTGATCGATGCCGACCTTGGCGGCGGTGTGGTGAAGAAGCGCGTCGGACTGGCTGGGCGCGGCAAGCGCGGCGGTGTGCGCACGCTGCTTGCCACCAACAAGGGCAGTCGCTGGTTTTTCGTATTCGGCTTCGAGAAGAACGAGCGCGACAACATCAGCGATGATGAACTGCAAGCATTGAAGGACTACGCTGCAGACTGGTTGGAGCGCATGGACGCGCAATTGGATGACGCCGTTGCTGACGGCACTTTGCAGGAGATCTGCCAATGA
- a CDS encoding DNA-binding transcriptional regulator: MTTPKAKSRIMEAVHEGAHDLYRLGFIDKRKMQKYDVLCLKPVQDYDAAKVKALRERLRLSQAVLASVLNTSTSTVRKWEVGDKRPSGPSQKLLDIIERKGLEAVL, encoded by the coding sequence ATGACCACACCCAAGGCCAAGAGCCGCATCATGGAAGCCGTGCATGAAGGCGCACACGATCTGTACCGTCTGGGCTTCATCGACAAGCGCAAGATGCAGAAGTACGACGTGCTGTGTCTGAAGCCGGTGCAAGACTACGATGCCGCCAAGGTCAAGGCGCTGCGTGAACGGCTGCGCCTGAGCCAGGCCGTGCTGGCCAGCGTATTGAACACCAGCACGTCCACCGTCCGCAAATGGGAAGTGGGCGACAAGCGCCCCAGCGGACCGTCGCAAAAATTGCTGGACATCATCGAGCGCAAGGGGCTGGAAGCGGTGCTTTGA
- a CDS encoding type II toxin-antitoxin system MqsR family toxin, whose protein sequence is MFYKSMTTHADHTLWQDVYHAPCPNGCMAYIKVTFRADGAVVLQFKEL, encoded by the coding sequence ATGTTCTACAAAAGCATGACGACCCATGCCGACCATACCCTGTGGCAAGACGTGTACCACGCACCTTGTCCCAATGGCTGCATGGCCTACATCAAAGTCACCTTTCGCGCGGATGGCGCGGTGGTGCTCCAGTTCAAGGAGCTTTGA
- a CDS encoding type II toxin-antitoxin system MqsA family antitoxin: MTPDAKNRYCLQCDDGTALVHTTKDVHGEIMGVPYSVKGVTGWHCPACGEIEYDLQGDSAARMSAAVEAAGQEARQRQALALRAARKKLGLSQAEAGRLFGGGVSAFSEYERGKTQPHKSTVLLMRLLDKHPNLLAEVR; encoded by the coding sequence ATGACCCCCGACGCAAAGAACCGGTACTGCCTGCAATGCGACGACGGCACGGCCCTGGTGCACACCACCAAGGACGTGCATGGCGAGATCATGGGCGTGCCCTATTCCGTGAAGGGCGTCACTGGCTGGCATTGCCCGGCCTGCGGCGAAATCGAATACGACTTGCAGGGCGACAGCGCCGCCCGCATGAGCGCGGCCGTGGAGGCCGCTGGCCAGGAGGCCAGGCAACGGCAAGCCCTGGCGCTGCGCGCCGCGCGCAAAAAACTGGGCTTGTCGCAAGCCGAGGCGGGACGTCTGTTTGGCGGCGGTGTATCGGCTTTCAGCGAATATGAACGCGGCAAGACCCAGCCACACAAGTCCACCGTGCTGCTGATGCGCTTGCTGGACAAGCACCCCAACCTGCTGGCCGAGGTGCGATAG
- a CDS encoding HigA family addiction module antitoxin → MVKNGMRPIHPGEILREDYLKPLQLSANALAGQLHVPASRINDIVLGRRGITADTALRLCRFFGGDARSWLNLQTAYDLRVAELDGAVQQAVQTVHPMLHPT, encoded by the coding sequence ATGGTCAAAAACGGCATGCGCCCCATCCACCCGGGCGAAATATTGCGTGAGGACTACCTCAAACCTCTGCAGCTCAGCGCCAATGCGCTGGCCGGGCAACTGCACGTACCTGCATCGCGCATCAACGACATCGTGCTGGGGCGCCGGGGCATTACCGCCGATACGGCCTTGCGCCTGTGCCGCTTTTTTGGGGGTGACGCACGGTCATGGCTCAATCTGCAAACGGCTTACGATTTGCGCGTGGCCGAGCTTGACGGGGCAGTGCAACAGGCCGTGCAGACGGTGCACCCCATGCTGCATCCGACCTGA